Proteins from a single region of Deinococcota bacterium:
- a CDS encoding TRAP transporter large permease, giving the protein MTLSLMVLALLVLVFINIPIAVALGVVSVAAMILTSGTATLPNLAMVLFDGATSFPLLAIPLFILAGSVMNTSGISRRLIAFASALVGFVRGGLAMINVATSLFFAEISGSAVADVAAMGSILIPAMKKKGYPAPFAAAVTSSSATLAVIIPPSIPMILYAAMAQTSVVQLFVAGIVPGLLGGAAMMALCYWFARRYDYPVEEVFQLRRVWQTFKEAGWTFLLPVIILGGIFGGVVTATEAAALAVVAALFVGGVIYRELNFKHLLEAIVDGGVQTAIVMLLVATSALLGTFLTEQRVPQQLAATVADLTSNKYMVLALLNVFFLVAGLFLHSAAAIILIVPIVMPLVHLAGIDPVHFGLIITLNLGIGQQTPPVASVLVTACSVAKADIWEVSKVNVYFIAVLFVLLMLVTYVPVIPMGLVEYFYR; this is encoded by the coding sequence ATGACCCTGTCGCTCATGGTCCTCGCGCTCTTGGTACTGGTGTTTATCAACATTCCCATCGCCGTCGCGCTCGGCGTCGTGTCGGTGGCGGCCATGATCCTGACCTCGGGCACCGCCACGCTGCCCAACCTGGCGATGGTCCTGTTCGACGGGGCGACCAGTTTTCCTCTGCTGGCGATTCCGCTGTTTATCCTGGCCGGCAGCGTCATGAACACCTCCGGCATCTCCCGGCGGCTGATCGCCTTTGCCTCGGCCCTGGTCGGCTTCGTGCGCGGCGGGCTCGCCATGATCAACGTGGCGACCTCGTTGTTTTTCGCCGAGATCTCGGGTTCTGCCGTAGCGGACGTGGCCGCCATGGGCTCGATCCTCATCCCGGCGATGAAGAAGAAGGGTTATCCCGCGCCCTTTGCCGCGGCGGTCACCTCCTCGTCGGCGACGCTGGCGGTGATCATCCCGCCGTCTATTCCCATGATCCTCTACGCCGCGATGGCGCAAACCTCGGTGGTGCAGCTTTTCGTGGCGGGCATCGTGCCCGGCCTTCTCGGCGGCGCGGCGATGATGGCGCTCTGCTACTGGTTCGCGCGCCGCTACGACTATCCGGTCGAGGAGGTCTTTCAACTGCGCCGGGTGTGGCAGACCTTCAAGGAGGCGGGCTGGACCTTCTTGTTGCCCGTCATCATTCTGGGCGGCATCTTCGGCGGCGTCGTCACGGCGACCGAGGCGGCGGCCCTGGCGGTGGTAGCGGCGCTGTTCGTCGGCGGGGTCATCTACCGCGAGCTCAACTTCAAGCATCTCCTGGAGGCCATCGTCGACGGTGGCGTGCAGACCGCCATCGTCATGCTGCTGGTCGCCACCTCGGCGCTGCTCGGCACCTTCTTGACCGAGCAGCGGGTACCGCAGCAGCTCGCCGCCACGGTCGCCGACCTCACCTCCAACAAGTACATGGTGCTCGCGCTCCTGAACGTATTTTTCCTCGTCGCGGGCCTGTTTCTTCATTCGGCGGCGGCGATCATCCTGATCGTGCCGATCGTGATGCCGCTCGTCCATCTGGCCGGCATCGACCCCGTTCACTTTGGCCTCATCATCACCCTCAACCTCGGCATCGGCCAGCAGACGCCGCCGGTGGCGAGCGTCCTGGTGACCGCCTGCTCGGTCGCCAAGGCCGACATCTGGGAGGTCAGCAAGGTCAACGTCTACTTTATCGCCGTGCTCTTTGTGTTGCTTATGCTCGTCACCTATGTTCCTGTCATCCCGATGGGCTTGGTCGAGTATTTCTACAGGTAA
- a CDS encoding TRAP transporter small permease: MAFSFLRRVFEGLLTGIVVLLLSGLTLVVIVAVVYRYAGASLPWYDEVASIMLAWLTYYGAALAALKRAHIGFPNVVAAMPPRFRMPTVIVSEVLIIAFFALMAYMGWYVLEFFEGMRLTSLRWVPLRFTQSVIPIGAALFILAQLFNLPQVWREAKGLAPVHHHEIPAEVLKR; the protein is encoded by the coding sequence ATGGCATTCTCATTTCTGCGCCGGGTCTTCGAAGGGCTGCTGACGGGAATCGTGGTCTTGCTGCTCAGCGGGCTGACCCTCGTCGTCATCGTGGCGGTGGTGTACAGGTATGCGGGCGCGTCGCTGCCCTGGTACGACGAGGTGGCGTCGATCATGTTGGCGTGGCTGACCTATTACGGCGCGGCGCTGGCCGCGCTGAAGCGCGCGCACATCGGTTTTCCCAACGTGGTCGCGGCGATGCCGCCCAGGTTTCGCATGCCGACCGTCATCGTTTCGGAAGTGCTGATCATCGCCTTTTTTGCCCTGATGGCCTACATGGGCTGGTACGTGCTCGAGTTTTTCGAGGGCATGAGGCTGACGAGCCTGCGCTGGGTGCCGCTCCGCTTCACTCAGTCGGTGATTCCTATCGGGGCCGCCCTGTTCATCCTTGCCCAACTGTTCAACCTGCCGCAGGTGTGGCGCGAGGCCAAGGGTCTCGCGCCCGTTCATCATCACGAGATCCCCGCGGAGGTCCTGAAGCGATGA
- a CDS encoding TRAP transporter substrate-binding protein, with product MKWLRFLLSIACAASLLAGTAAAQETVIQFGHVGNPGSLFALSAEEFAARANERLAGRARVEVFGSSQLGTDEQLMQRLRLGTVDIALPSTVMSTVADEFGLFEMPYLVRDREHMKRIEEAVVWPVLAPAAEAQGYKIIAVWENGFRHITNNVRPIITPDDLRGVKLRTPSGEWRVRMFQAYGANPSPMAFSELFVALQTGVMDGQENPFTQIHSARLQEVQRYLSLSGHVYTPAYVTVGARSWANLPAEVREVLEEVAREVQDFVYETAAEMDTALLEELRADLEVNEVDTDAFIEASQSVYETFGREVSGGTELIERALELGQDQ from the coding sequence ATGAAGTGGTTGAGGTTCCTCTTATCCATCGCATGTGCGGCCAGCCTGCTCGCCGGCACGGCCGCCGCCCAGGAAACAGTGATTCAGTTCGGCCACGTGGGCAATCCCGGCTCGCTCTTCGCGCTCTCGGCGGAAGAGTTCGCCGCGCGGGCCAACGAGCGCCTGGCGGGCCGCGCGCGCGTCGAGGTCTTCGGCTCGAGTCAGCTCGGCACCGACGAGCAGCTCATGCAGCGTCTCAGGCTCGGCACGGTCGACATCGCCCTGCCGTCGACCGTGATGTCTACCGTGGCCGACGAGTTCGGCCTCTTCGAGATGCCCTACTTAGTCCGCGACCGCGAGCACATGAAGCGCATCGAAGAGGCGGTTGTCTGGCCGGTCCTGGCGCCGGCGGCGGAGGCGCAAGGCTACAAGATCATCGCGGTGTGGGAAAACGGCTTTCGCCACATCACCAACAACGTGCGGCCGATCATCACGCCCGACGACCTGCGGGGCGTCAAGCTGCGCACGCCGAGCGGCGAGTGGCGGGTGAGGATGTTTCAAGCCTACGGCGCCAATCCCAGCCCGATGGCCTTTTCGGAACTCTTCGTGGCCCTGCAGACGGGTGTGATGGACGGGCAGGAAAATCCCTTTACGCAGATCCACAGCGCCCGCCTCCAGGAGGTGCAGCGCTACTTGTCCTTGAGCGGCCACGTCTACACGCCCGCTTACGTCACCGTCGGCGCGCGCAGCTGGGCAAACTTGCCCGCTGAGGTGCGCGAGGTGTTGGAAGAGGTGGCCAGGGAAGTCCAGGATTTCGTCTACGAGACGGCGGCGGAGATGGACACGGCGCTGCTCGAGGAGCTAAGGGCCGACTTGGAGGTCAACGAGGTCGATACCGATGCCTTTATCGAGGCGAGCCAGTCGGTGTACGAAACCTTTGGCAGAGAGGTGTCCGGCGGGACCGAGCTTATCGAGAGGGCGCTCGAGCTGGGGCAGGATCAGTAG
- a CDS encoding aminotransferase class V-fold PLP-dependent enzyme — protein MSPSGSRNKPLPGTPLHGTPLASAPLHSAPLHSGRHFLQIPGPSNVPDRVLRAIDRPTIDHRSAEFAALSLELFELLGPVFKTSGPVIIFPATGTGAWEAAIVNSLSPGDRVLAFETGHFATLWYEMAARFGLETDFVPSDWRRGADPATVYAKLSEDQEHHIKAVMVVHNETSTGVTSRVAEVRAAMDRAGHPALLMVDTISSLGSIDYRHDEWGVDVTVAGSQKGLMLPPGLSFNALSDKALAASRAAKLPRAVWDWEAMLAVNKQGFFPYTPSTNLLYGLREALHMLLEEGLENVFARHDRLAEATRRAGRAWGLELQCVNPEEVSSSLTALRMPGGHDADRLRQIILDNFDMSLGAGLSKLKGEIFRIGHLGAFNELMLAGTLSGVEMGLALAGVPHKEGGVGAALAYLAETAPAALERPAVSQAR, from the coding sequence ATGAGCCCATCTGGAAGCCGCAACAAGCCTCTACCCGGTACTCCTCTACACGGTACTCCTCTAGCTAGCGCTCCTTTACACAGCGCTCCTCTACACAGCGGCCGGCACTTCCTGCAGATTCCCGGCCCCAGCAATGTACCGGACCGCGTCTTGCGCGCCATCGACCGGCCGACCATCGACCACCGCAGCGCCGAGTTCGCCGCCCTCAGCCTCGAGCTTTTCGAGCTGCTGGGGCCGGTCTTCAAGACGTCGGGTCCGGTGATCATCTTTCCGGCGACCGGCACCGGCGCCTGGGAAGCGGCCATCGTCAACAGCCTCTCGCCGGGTGACCGGGTGCTCGCCTTTGAGACCGGGCACTTCGCCACGCTCTGGTACGAGATGGCGGCGCGCTTCGGCCTCGAAACCGACTTCGTGCCAAGCGACTGGCGTCGCGGCGCCGACCCGGCGACGGTCTACGCCAAGCTGAGCGAAGACCAGGAACACCACATCAAGGCGGTGATGGTCGTCCACAATGAAACCTCGACCGGCGTCACCAGCCGCGTCGCCGAGGTGCGGGCGGCGATGGACCGTGCCGGGCACCCGGCCCTGTTGATGGTCGATACCATCTCGTCTTTGGGCTCGATCGACTACCGTCACGACGAGTGGGGCGTCGACGTGACGGTAGCCGGCTCGCAAAAGGGCCTGATGCTGCCGCCCGGCCTCTCCTTCAACGCGCTGAGCGACAAGGCGCTCGCGGCGAGCAGGGCGGCCAAACTGCCGCGCGCGGTCTGGGACTGGGAGGCGATGCTCGCGGTGAACAAACAGGGCTTCTTCCCTTACACGCCCTCGACCAACCTCCTCTACGGGCTGCGCGAGGCCTTGCACATGCTGCTCGAGGAGGGGCTGGAGAACGTCTTCGCTAGGCACGACCGGCTGGCCGAGGCGACGCGCCGGGCCGGGCGGGCCTGGGGCCTGGAGCTCCAGTGCGTGAACCCCGAGGAGGTCTCGAGCTCGCTCACGGCGCTGCGCATGCCGGGGGGCCACGACGCCGACCGGCTCCGCCAGATCATCTTGGACAACTTCGACATGTCCCTGGGCGCCGGGCTGAGCAAGCTGAAGGGAGAGATCTTCCGGATCGGCCATTTGGGCGCCTTCAACGAGCTGATGCTGGCGGGCACGCTCTCCGGCGTGGAGATGGGGCTGGCGCTGGCGGGCGTGCCCCACAAGGAAGGTGGGGTCGGGGCGGCGCTGGCCTACTTGGCGGAGACCGCCCCTGCTGCCCTGGAGAGACCGGCCGTGAGCCAGGCTCGTTAG
- a CDS encoding ABC transporter substrate-binding protein codes for MVWDTLFALDENLEVQPQMVDSYTVSDDGLTYTFTLREGLSWHDGEPVRAADCVASIRRWGARDGMGQKLMSFTGSLEAVDERTFTLTLSEPYGLVLESLGKISSNVPFMMPERLANTDPFEQIGEIIGSGPFRFVEAEWQPGHRVVYERFEGYVPRGEPASFAAGGKVVNVDRVEWHYMPDHATAVSALGLGEVDLYEQPPVDLLPLLEGNPDVVIDLIDPIGTQGVLRPNFLHPPFDHPKAREALLYLVDQEDYMRAIIGNPEYYLDFCPAFFMCGAPHEASVGGELLRGKDIERARQLMEEAGYNGELVLILDPTDTPLAHGGALVTAQNLREIGVNVRLEAMDWATMTSRRAVKSPPDEGGWSIFHSWWLGVDQLSPISNISISGGGEEGAWFGWPSDERIEELRDQWAQTTDPEERARITEELQARLYEFVPYVPFGQFFQPTAYRTNLQGVIESPVPFFWNISKE; via the coding sequence ATGGTGTGGGACACGCTCTTCGCGCTGGATGAGAACCTCGAGGTTCAACCCCAGATGGTCGACAGCTATACGGTCAGCGATGACGGCCTCACCTATACCTTCACCCTCCGAGAAGGGCTCAGCTGGCATGATGGTGAGCCCGTGCGGGCTGCGGATTGCGTCGCCTCAATCAGACGCTGGGGAGCACGCGACGGCATGGGCCAAAAACTCATGAGCTTTACCGGATCCTTAGAGGCCGTTGACGAGCGCACCTTTACCCTGACGCTAAGCGAGCCCTACGGCCTGGTGCTCGAGTCCCTGGGCAAGATCAGCAGCAACGTTCCCTTCATGATGCCCGAGCGGCTTGCGAACACCGATCCCTTCGAGCAGATAGGCGAAATTATCGGCTCCGGTCCCTTCAGGTTTGTCGAGGCGGAGTGGCAGCCGGGCCACCGCGTCGTTTACGAGCGCTTCGAGGGCTACGTCCCGCGGGGCGAGCCCGCCAGCTTTGCCGCGGGAGGCAAGGTCGTCAACGTCGACCGCGTGGAGTGGCACTACATGCCGGATCACGCCACGGCCGTCTCCGCACTCGGCCTGGGCGAGGTCGATCTCTACGAGCAGCCGCCCGTCGATCTGCTCCCGCTCCTCGAAGGCAATCCCGATGTGGTGATAGACCTCATCGATCCTATCGGCACTCAAGGCGTTCTCCGACCCAACTTTCTGCACCCTCCCTTTGATCATCCCAAGGCGCGCGAGGCCCTTCTCTACCTCGTCGACCAAGAGGATTACATGCGCGCGATCATCGGCAATCCCGAATACTACCTCGACTTCTGTCCGGCCTTTTTCATGTGCGGCGCTCCCCATGAAGCGTCTGTCGGCGGCGAGCTTCTGCGCGGCAAGGATATAGAGCGGGCGCGCCAGCTCATGGAGGAGGCGGGCTACAACGGCGAGCTGGTGCTCATCCTCGACCCGACCGACACCCCGCTCGCCCACGGCGGGGCACTCGTCACCGCCCAAAACCTCCGTGAGATCGGCGTCAATGTCCGCCTCGAGGCGATGGACTGGGCGACCATGACCTCACGTCGGGCCGTGAAGTCTCCGCCTGACGAAGGCGGCTGGAGCATCTTCCATAGCTGGTGGCTCGGCGTCGACCAGCTCTCGCCCATCAGCAACATCTCCATCTCCGGCGGCGGTGAGGAGGGCGCCTGGTTCGGCTGGCCCTCGGATGAGAGAATCGAGGAGTTGCGCGACCAGTGGGCGCAGACCACCGATCCCGAAGAGCGCGCCCGCATCACCGAAGAGCTGCAAGCGCGGCTTTACGAGTTCGTGCCTTACGTGCCCTTCGGCCAGTTCTTTCAGCCGACGGCGTACCGCACGAACCTCCAGGGCGTCATCGAGTCGCCGGTGCCCTTCTTCTGGAACATCAGCAAAGAGTAG
- a CDS encoding ABC transporter permease produces the protein MLAFVARRLLATIPIMGLVAIFVFLLLHMAPGDPAVIIAGDFASEADIERIRERLGLDQPLYLQFLTWLRGVLQGDFGVSIYSGLPVSRLIAERLEPTAALTFTTMLIAVSLAIPMGIIAAWRMGSWIDHLVMGFAVMGFSMPVFVLAYLLIFLFSLQLGVLPVQGYRSISDGLTPFLRHIALPSITLGVVFMALIARMTRTAMLEVLNEDYIRTAHAKGLLPRDVLRRHALKNAAVPVVTTIGLGFALLIGGVVITESVFAIPGLGRLTVDAVLRKDYPIIQGVILVFSFAYVLLNLLVDLSYAFFDPRIVY, from the coding sequence ATGTTGGCCTTTGTAGCTCGGCGCCTGCTGGCCACCATTCCCATCATGGGATTGGTGGCTATTTTCGTCTTCTTGCTGCTTCACATGGCACCGGGGGATCCGGCGGTGATCATTGCCGGCGACTTCGCCAGCGAGGCGGACATCGAGCGCATCCGCGAAAGGCTCGGCCTCGACCAACCGCTCTACCTGCAGTTCCTTACCTGGCTACGGGGGGTACTCCAGGGCGACTTCGGTGTGTCCATCTATTCGGGCTTGCCGGTATCGCGTCTTATCGCGGAGCGTCTCGAGCCGACCGCCGCGCTCACCTTCACTACCATGCTTATAGCAGTTTCCCTGGCTATTCCCATGGGCATCATCGCAGCGTGGAGGATGGGCTCGTGGATCGACCACCTGGTCATGGGTTTTGCCGTCATGGGTTTCTCCATGCCCGTCTTCGTGCTGGCCTATCTCCTCATCTTCCTCTTTTCGCTGCAGCTCGGCGTCCTGCCCGTCCAGGGCTACCGCAGCATCAGCGACGGCTTGACTCCTTTTTTGCGCCATATCGCGCTGCCGAGCATTACCCTGGGCGTGGTCTTCATGGCGCTCATCGCCCGCATGACGCGGACGGCCATGTTGGAAGTGCTCAATGAAGACTATATCCGCACGGCCCACGCCAAGGGCCTCTTGCCGAGGGACGTGCTCCGGCGCCACGCGCTCAAAAACGCCGCGGTGCCGGTCGTCACCACCATCGGTCTCGGCTTCGCCCTGCTGATCGGCGGCGTGGTGATCACCGAGAGCGTCTTTGCCATTCCCGGGCTGGGTCGCCTGACCGTGGACGCCGTCCTCCGCAAGGACTATCCGATCATCCAGGGAGTCATCCTGGTGTTCTCCTTTGCCTACGTGCTGCTGAATCTCCTGGTGGATCTCAGCTACGCTTTTTTTGATCCCCGGATCGTTTACTGA
- a CDS encoding ABC transporter permease — protein sequence MLISLAKTVRRHPNIPLGLGILLVMTVLAVGAPFIQHYEPLRQNPVVRLQSPSGEHWFGTDMYGRDLFSRTIHGGRVSLLVGVSVALFSTLIGLMIGLVSGFNQRADALIMRLMDALMSIPAILLAIALMALWGSSIANVILALTIPEVPRVVRLVRGVVLTLRDQAFVQAAISVGAGTPRILLRHILPNSLAPLIVQATYICAQAMIFEAYLSFVGAGTPPEIPSWGNIMAEGRMFFQINFAIILFPGMFLATTVFAVNMLGDGLRDTLDPRLARRM from the coding sequence GTGCTGATAAGCCTCGCCAAGACAGTTCGCCGCCATCCCAATATCCCGCTGGGGCTGGGTATTCTTCTGGTGATGACCGTTTTGGCCGTGGGCGCTCCCTTCATCCAGCACTACGAGCCGCTCAGGCAAAATCCCGTCGTCCGCCTGCAGAGCCCCTCCGGCGAGCACTGGTTTGGCACCGACATGTACGGCCGCGACTTGTTCAGCCGCACCATTCACGGCGGCCGCGTTTCCCTCCTTGTCGGCGTCAGCGTCGCCTTGTTCAGCACCCTGATCGGTCTGATGATCGGCCTGGTGAGCGGTTTCAATCAGCGTGCCGACGCCTTGATCATGAGGCTGATGGACGCGCTCATGTCGATTCCGGCCATCCTCCTCGCCATCGCGCTGATGGCGCTCTGGGGGTCGAGTATTGCCAATGTCATCCTGGCGCTGACCATCCCGGAGGTGCCGCGGGTCGTACGCTTGGTCCGCGGCGTGGTCCTCACGCTGCGCGATCAGGCCTTTGTGCAGGCGGCTATTTCCGTCGGCGCCGGCACTCCACGCATTCTCCTGCGCCACATCCTGCCCAACAGCCTAGCGCCGCTCATCGTCCAGGCGACCTACATCTGCGCCCAGGCGATGATCTTCGAGGCCTATTTGAGCTTCGTCGGTGCCGGCACGCCGCCGGAGATTCCTAGCTGGGGCAACATCATGGCCGAAGGGCGAATGTTCTTTCAGATCAACTTCGCCATCATTCTTTTTCCAGGCATGTTCTTGGCCACCACCGTCTTCGCCGTCAACATGCTCGGTGACGGCTTGAGGGACACGCTCGACCCGCGCCTGGCGCGCCGGATGTGA
- a CDS encoding acetamidase/formamidase family protein, whose amino-acid sequence MTKHHHDYTVHSHESHIGWDNSFPPKLTVAPGDSVEVEILEASGGQLTPSSGVAEVTTLDFGRINPVTGPIRVDGAAPGDALKITIQSFAPSGWGWTANIPGFGLLADQFLEPALLLWKYDPASMAPALYGDKGRVPLKPFCGTIGVAPAAAGWHSIVPPRRVGGNMDVRDLSAGTELYLPVEVDGALLSIGDTHAAQGDGEVCGTAIESPMTLTVTVDLVKNANLAFPRFTTAGPVTRHLDAKGYEVTTGIGPDLMAGARAAVSSMIELLSARHGLAPEDAYMLCSVCADLRISEIVDAPNWIVSLYFPRIVLE is encoded by the coding sequence ATGACGAAGCATCATCACGACTATACGGTCCATAGCCACGAGAGCCACATCGGTTGGGACAACAGCTTTCCGCCCAAGCTCACGGTGGCGCCCGGAGACAGCGTCGAGGTCGAGATCCTCGAGGCCTCGGGCGGCCAGCTGACCCCGTCCTCTGGCGTGGCCGAGGTGACGACGCTCGACTTCGGCCGCATCAACCCCGTGACCGGCCCGATTCGCGTAGACGGCGCCGCGCCCGGCGACGCCCTCAAGATAACCATTCAGTCCTTTGCGCCCTCGGGCTGGGGCTGGACAGCCAACATTCCGGGCTTCGGCCTGCTGGCCGATCAGTTTCTCGAGCCGGCACTCCTCCTCTGGAAGTACGATCCGGCGTCGATGGCGCCGGCGCTTTACGGCGACAAAGGAAGGGTACCCCTCAAGCCCTTCTGTGGGACGATCGGGGTGGCGCCCGCAGCGGCCGGCTGGCACAGTATCGTGCCGCCGCGACGGGTCGGTGGCAATATGGACGTCCGCGATCTCTCGGCGGGAACGGAACTCTATCTGCCGGTCGAAGTCGACGGCGCGCTGCTCTCCATCGGCGACACCCACGCCGCCCAAGGCGACGGTGAGGTCTGCGGCACGGCCATCGAGAGCCCGATGACGCTCACCGTCACCGTCGACCTGGTCAAGAACGCCAATCTCGCCTTCCCGCGCTTTACCACCGCAGGACCGGTGACGCGTCACCTTGACGCCAAGGGCTATGAAGTGACGACCGGGATTGGCCCCGACCTCATGGCTGGCGCCAGGGCAGCCGTCAGCAGCATGATCGAGCTGCTCTCGGCTCGCCATGGCTTGGCACCCGAAGATGCCTACATGCTGTGCAGTGTCTGCGCAGACTTGCGCATCAGCGAGATCGTCGACGCGCCCAACTGGATCGTCTCGCTCTACTTTCCGCGCATCGTCTTGGAATAA
- a CDS encoding M20 family metallopeptidase, protein MDLDSLTLTQALIRFDTINPPGNERPCAEFLARPLGEAGYDISLHDYGPDRSNLVARLSASAKPGSSSKPPLCFSGHIDTVPLGQAAWTRPPFGGEVDNGRLFGRGASDMKSGVAALILAALRLAKLERRASDVLLIITAGEESGCTGAAYLAEQPGLLGKAGALVVAEPTSNQPLVGHKGALWLRAKTAGVTAHGSMPERGVNAVFKAAQAIVKLGSYAFDVPGHPVMGAPSLNVGTVLGGMNVNSVPDSAEIGIDIRTVAGQDNRAVLGHLQAYLGDEVGLEPFVDVGSVYSDPDEPWLRQVFAVVEALLGQQTTVQTAPYFTDASVLTPALGHPPTVILGPGEPSMAHQTDEYCFVDKIAEAVEAYTRIGSSWLRD, encoded by the coding sequence ATGGACTTGGACAGCTTGACGTTGACACAGGCGCTGATAAGGTTCGACACCATCAATCCACCAGGCAACGAACGGCCCTGCGCCGAGTTTCTCGCCCGTCCCCTCGGCGAGGCCGGCTACGACATCTCCCTTCACGACTACGGACCGGACCGCAGCAACCTCGTGGCGCGTTTGTCGGCGTCGGCCAAGCCGGGCTCGAGCAGCAAGCCCCCCCTCTGCTTCTCCGGCCATATCGACACGGTGCCACTGGGCCAGGCAGCCTGGACGCGTCCGCCCTTCGGCGGCGAGGTTGATAACGGCAGGCTCTTCGGACGCGGCGCCAGCGACATGAAGAGTGGGGTCGCTGCCCTGATCCTTGCTGCCCTCCGCTTAGCGAAGCTCGAGCGGCGGGCAAGCGACGTGCTGCTCATCATCACCGCAGGGGAGGAAAGCGGCTGCACGGGCGCCGCTTATCTTGCCGAGCAACCCGGATTGCTTGGAAAGGCGGGCGCTCTCGTGGTCGCCGAGCCCACCTCCAACCAGCCACTGGTGGGCCACAAGGGTGCCCTTTGGCTGCGCGCCAAAACAGCAGGCGTCACCGCCCATGGTTCGATGCCGGAGCGAGGGGTCAATGCGGTTTTCAAAGCAGCTCAGGCGATCGTCAAGCTAGGCAGCTACGCCTTTGATGTGCCGGGGCATCCGGTCATGGGCGCGCCGAGCCTGAATGTCGGCACCGTCCTGGGCGGCATGAACGTCAACTCGGTGCCGGATTCTGCCGAAATCGGGATTGACATCCGTACCGTTGCAGGACAGGACAACCGAGCTGTCTTAGGGCATCTCCAGGCCTACCTCGGCGATGAGGTGGGCCTGGAGCCCTTTGTCGATGTCGGCAGCGTCTATAGCGATCCCGATGAGCCGTGGCTGCGCCAGGTGTTCGCTGTCGTGGAGGCGCTCCTTGGTCAGCAGACCACGGTGCAGACAGCCCCCTACTTCACGGACGCCTCGGTTCTGACCCCTGCCTTGGGTCATCCCCCCACTGTCATTCTCGGCCCCGGCGAGCCGTCCATGGCCCACCAGACGGATGAATATTGCTTTGTTGACAAGATTGCCGAGGCTGTTGAAGCCTACACGCGGATTGGAAGCTCATGGCTGAGGGACTGA
- a CDS encoding amidase codes for MAEGLTEPNTLSASAAVTAISQGRLNSEALVRACLERIEAREDGIHAWAHLDPRLALEQARERDRQPWRGRLQGIPIGIKDIIDTADMPTTYGSPIYHNHQPSRDASCVARARAQGAVILGKTRSTEFAAFHPATTANPHDLRHTPGGSSSGSAAAVADAMVPLAYGTQTAGSIIRPASYCGVVGFKPTFGVIDRSGVMLFADSLDTVGVFARSVEDAALLAGVVAGWDALAEAPAAATVRRVLVCRAPRWSQLAAEASAAVESALDVFGAAGATVQELVLPADFEALVEVQKTVQAFEGARALAYEVSAHQERLSPELLEMFAGALKTSFEHFLDCLRTAASWRSRFDELVAEADCIVTASALGEAPQGLEATGDPLLNRIWTLLHMPAVTLPCGTGPQGLPVGVQLLGRRWGDAQLIGTARWLAERMKEDGAAKD; via the coding sequence ATGGCTGAGGGACTGACGGAGCCCAACACCCTGTCCGCAAGCGCAGCGGTCACCGCCATAAGCCAGGGACGGCTGAACTCGGAAGCGCTGGTGCGCGCCTGCTTGGAGCGGATCGAGGCGCGCGAAGACGGCATTCATGCCTGGGCGCACTTAGATCCCCGGCTTGCCCTCGAGCAGGCGCGGGAACGCGACCGGCAGCCCTGGCGCGGCCGGCTTCAGGGGATTCCCATAGGCATAAAGGACATTATCGACACGGCGGACATGCCCACGACTTATGGCTCGCCGATCTACCACAATCATCAGCCGAGCCGTGATGCATCGTGCGTGGCTCGCGCGCGAGCCCAAGGGGCAGTGATTCTAGGCAAGACCAGATCGACCGAGTTCGCCGCCTTTCATCCCGCCACGACCGCCAACCCGCATGACCTCAGGCACACGCCGGGCGGCTCTTCGAGCGGCTCGGCTGCGGCCGTGGCCGATGCCATGGTCCCGCTTGCCTACGGCACCCAAACTGCCGGCTCCATCATCCGACCCGCCAGCTACTGTGGCGTCGTCGGTTTCAAGCCCACCTTTGGCGTCATCGATCGCAGTGGTGTCATGCTCTTTGCTGACAGCCTCGATACCGTCGGCGTCTTCGCTCGCAGCGTCGAAGACGCCGCCCTCCTGGCAGGGGTGGTGGCTGGTTGGGACGCCTTGGCTGAGGCACCTGCGGCTGCGACGGTCCGGCGCGTTTTGGTTTGCCGGGCGCCGCGGTGGTCGCAGTTGGCGGCTGAGGCTTCGGCGGCCGTAGAGAGCGCGCTCGACGTCTTTGGTGCTGCCGGTGCCACAGTCCAGGAGCTTGTCTTGCCGGCGGATTTCGAAGCGCTCGTCGAGGTGCAGAAGACGGTCCAGGCGTTTGAAGGAGCGCGCGCCCTGGCCTATGAGGTCAGCGCCCACCAGGAACGCTTGAGTCCGGAACTGCTCGAGATGTTTGCCGGCGCCTTAAAGACCAGCTTCGAGCACTTTCTGGACTGCTTGAGGACAGCGGCGTCGTGGCGCAGCCGCTTTGACGAGCTTGTGGCAGAGGCTGACTGCATCGTCACCGCCAGCGCTCTCGGCGAAGCCCCACAGGGTTTGGAGGCGACCGGCGATCCGCTCCTCAACCGCATTTGGACGCTGCTCCACATGCCTGCCGTCACCTTGCCTTGCGGTACCGGGCCACAGGGTCTGCCGGTGGGTGTTCAGTTGCTGGGACGCCGCTGGGGTGACGCCCAGCTCATCGGCACCGCTCGCTGGCTCGCCGAACGCATGAAGGAGGATGGAGCTGCCAAGGATTAG